From the Microbacterium thalassium genome, one window contains:
- the lnt gene encoding apolipoprotein N-acyltransferase, which yields MPAPSHPRPVLPLWAALIASVVGGIALDLSFPDVGWWPFALVGVGLSLVGLIGRGLWSSVLVGFVFGATFYFTHIVWITRYLGMIPWFALAGIETVFLAAGSILITLAYRWMPRVLTSLWARLILLPALVAGLWTAREQFMGSWPYTGFPWGRIGMSQSESPLAHLASWVGVSGLTFLMVFFTAAVIEWIRVGRLRDIRTALPAAGLAVVLLAVPAFPTTPAGTLRVGAVQGNGPSGYFDERSRNAVLDAQLEATVPLIGEDVDVLLWPEGGIDSDPLANDTTGSVLDAVSERLDAPLVVNAATTRGDDTFNTSILWVAGEGAVAIHDKRNPVPMGEYVPDRWFYEMLVPDLIGLIQREYTPGTNPPFFDVDGVGVGLAICFDVIYDAVIWEGAADGAEVYMFQTNNADFRDTDENLQQLAFARMRAIETGRSVVNISTVGTSQVIAPDGSTIDALDAGESGHMLTDVPLRTGMTPAVLIGPGVKAVLGWGSVLWLVALGVLLRFRRWNAKTPAPEGTGVELDG from the coding sequence ATGCCTGCTCCGTCCCACCCGCGACCGGTGCTGCCGCTGTGGGCCGCGCTCATCGCGTCGGTGGTCGGCGGCATCGCGCTGGACCTGTCGTTCCCTGATGTCGGATGGTGGCCGTTCGCGCTCGTCGGCGTCGGCCTGTCGCTGGTCGGGCTCATCGGGCGCGGTCTGTGGTCCTCGGTCCTCGTGGGCTTCGTCTTCGGCGCGACCTTCTACTTCACCCACATCGTGTGGATCACCCGCTACCTGGGGATGATCCCGTGGTTCGCGCTCGCGGGCATCGAGACGGTGTTCCTGGCGGCGGGGTCGATCCTCATCACGCTCGCGTACCGGTGGATGCCGCGCGTGCTCACGTCGCTGTGGGCGCGGCTCATCCTGCTGCCGGCGCTCGTGGCGGGGCTGTGGACGGCGCGCGAGCAATTCATGGGCTCGTGGCCGTACACCGGCTTCCCGTGGGGCCGGATCGGCATGAGCCAGTCCGAGAGCCCCCTCGCGCACCTGGCCTCGTGGGTGGGCGTATCGGGGCTGACGTTCCTGATGGTGTTCTTCACGGCGGCCGTCATCGAGTGGATCCGCGTCGGCCGCCTCCGCGACATCCGGACCGCGCTGCCCGCGGCGGGCCTGGCCGTCGTGCTCCTGGCCGTGCCGGCGTTCCCCACGACGCCCGCGGGGACCCTGCGGGTCGGTGCGGTGCAGGGGAACGGCCCCAGCGGCTACTTCGACGAGCGCTCCCGCAACGCGGTGCTCGACGCGCAGCTCGAGGCGACGGTGCCGCTCATCGGCGAGGACGTCGACGTGCTGCTGTGGCCCGAGGGCGGCATCGACTCGGATCCGCTCGCGAACGACACGACCGGATCCGTGCTCGACGCCGTGTCGGAGCGGCTCGACGCGCCGCTCGTCGTCAACGCGGCCACGACGCGCGGCGACGACACCTTCAACACCTCGATCCTGTGGGTCGCGGGGGAGGGCGCCGTGGCGATCCACGACAAGCGCAACCCGGTCCCGATGGGGGAGTACGTTCCCGACCGCTGGTTCTACGAGATGCTCGTGCCCGACCTCATCGGGCTCATCCAGCGCGAGTACACACCGGGGACGAATCCGCCGTTCTTCGACGTCGACGGGGTCGGCGTCGGACTCGCGATCTGCTTCGACGTCATCTACGACGCGGTCATCTGGGAGGGCGCGGCCGACGGCGCCGAGGTCTACATGTTCCAGACCAACAACGCCGACTTCCGCGACACCGACGAGAACCTCCAGCAGCTCGCCTTCGCCCGCATGCGGGCCATCGAGACCGGGCGCTCCGTCGTGAACATCTCCACGGTCGGCACGAGCCAGGTGATCGCGCCCGACGGGTCGACGATCGATGCGCTGGATGCCGGCGAGTCCGGTCACATGCTCACGGATGTGCCGCTGCGCACCGGGATGACTCCGGCCGTGCTCATCGGCCCCGGTGTGAAGGCCGTCCTCGGGTGGGGGAGCGTGCTGTGGCTCGTCGCGCTGGGCGTCCTGCTGCGATTCCGCCGGTGGAATGCGAAGACGCCGGCCCCCGAGGGGACCGGCGTCGAGCTGGACGGCTGA
- a CDS encoding RNA polymerase-binding protein RbpA yields MADRSLRGIRLGAQSLQSEEGVVFHERAQHIYACSSCGRDTTLTFAADAEVPEAWECRTCGAEALLRIGDETATVDHSGDKTPRSHWDMLLERRTIPELEELLEERLALLRERRGAGKATEADKISA; encoded by the coding sequence ATGGCAGACCGCAGTCTGCGCGGCATCCGACTCGGCGCCCAGAGCCTACAGAGCGAAGAGGGCGTCGTTTTCCATGAGCGCGCACAGCACATCTACGCGTGCTCGTCCTGCGGACGAGACACCACCCTGACCTTCGCGGCAGACGCAGAGGTCCCCGAGGCATGGGAGTGCCGCACGTGCGGCGCCGAGGCGCTGCTGCGCATCGGCGATGAGACCGCCACGGTCGACCACTCGGGCGACAAGACGCCCCGCAGCCACTGGGACATGCTGCTCGAGCGCCGCACCATCCCGGAGCTCGAGGAGCTCCTGGAGGAGCGCCTCGCTCTCCTGCGCGAGCGCCGCGGCGCCGGCAAGGCGACCGAGGCCGACAAGATCAGCGCCTGA
- a CDS encoding IS481 family transposase encodes MSHGNARLAPAGRLILVQRIQSGRAVAHVAAEMGVSRTTAWRWWRRYREYGPTGLVDRSSIAHTHPLRTAPCAETRVRIMRHLTRRGPVFIAGRLGMHASTVGRVLRRHRTPLLRELDPVTGTIIRATRRSAERYEHDHPGSLIHVDVKKLGRIPEGGGWRLHGRGERPNRHRGLGYDYVHTAIDDHSRVAYAEVHDDEKGATAAGFLERAIAFYATLGVSVERVISDNAFAYRHSNVFRAVIDTHGITQKFIKPHCPWTNGKVERLNRTLATEWAYSQPWTSNADRTAALPAWLDYYNLDRTHLGIRGIPIDRVNNGRGQYS; translated from the coding sequence GTGTCCCACGGTAATGCCCGGCTGGCGCCTGCCGGCAGGTTGATCCTTGTTCAGCGCATCCAGTCGGGGCGCGCGGTCGCGCACGTAGCGGCGGAGATGGGTGTCTCCCGCACGACCGCGTGGCGGTGGTGGCGCCGATACCGGGAGTACGGACCTACGGGTCTGGTCGACCGTTCCAGCATCGCTCACACCCATCCGCTCCGGACTGCTCCGTGTGCGGAGACGCGGGTGCGGATCATGCGGCACCTCACACGTCGCGGGCCGGTGTTCATCGCCGGCAGGCTCGGCATGCATGCTTCCACGGTCGGACGGGTGCTGCGCCGTCACCGAACCCCGTTGCTGCGGGAGCTGGACCCGGTGACCGGGACGATCATCCGCGCGACCCGCCGGTCCGCTGAGAGGTATGAGCACGACCATCCCGGGTCGCTGATCCACGTCGACGTGAAGAAGCTCGGCCGCATCCCTGAGGGCGGCGGATGGCGGCTCCACGGCCGCGGGGAACGCCCGAACCGCCACCGAGGTCTGGGCTACGACTACGTCCACACCGCGATCGATGACCACTCCCGCGTCGCCTACGCCGAAGTTCATGACGACGAGAAGGGCGCAACCGCGGCGGGATTCCTGGAACGTGCGATCGCGTTCTACGCGACCCTCGGCGTGAGCGTCGAACGGGTCATCAGCGACAACGCGTTCGCCTACCGGCACTCGAACGTGTTCCGAGCCGTGATCGACACCCACGGCATCACACAGAAGTTCATCAAGCCGCACTGCCCCTGGACGAACGGGAAGGTGGAGCGCCTGAACCGCACCCTCGCGACCGAATGGGCGTACTCGCAGCCCTGGACCTCGAACGCCGACCGCACCGCAGCCTTGCCCGCCTGGCTCGACTACTACAACCTAGACAGAACCCACCTCGGCATCAGAGGCATCCCCATCGACCGAGTCAACAACGGTCGAGGTCAGTACAGCTAG
- a CDS encoding glycerophosphodiester phosphodiesterase family protein encodes MPAADGRGAQRHPYFGGDHPRVLAHRGFVSDEDAANGVAENSFLAVAAAHAAGVEYIESDCHLTVDGEVVLFHDDDLARVAGDPRRVAEVTARELDELMADRGGLITLTQALESFPASRFNLDVKAPDAADSVGRLVAAHADRVLLTSFSDARRHAALAAAARVGGARPATSAGSATITRLLAAVTLRSRSLASRVLAGVDALQIPERQGRIRVLSPRLIDLAHSCGVEVHVWTVNAAEDMRRLLDSGVDGIVTDRADVALGVVGRPDSGGR; translated from the coding sequence ATGCCCGCAGCTGACGGTCGCGGGGCGCAGCGGCATCCGTACTTCGGCGGCGACCACCCCCGTGTGCTCGCGCACCGCGGCTTCGTGTCGGACGAGGACGCCGCGAACGGCGTGGCCGAGAACTCTTTCCTCGCCGTCGCCGCCGCGCACGCGGCCGGTGTCGAATACATCGAGTCGGACTGCCACCTGACCGTCGACGGGGAGGTCGTGCTGTTCCACGACGACGACCTCGCGCGCGTCGCCGGCGATCCCCGCAGGGTCGCCGAGGTCACGGCACGCGAACTGGACGAGCTCATGGCCGACCGCGGCGGTCTCATCACGCTCACCCAGGCGCTGGAGTCGTTCCCCGCGTCCCGGTTCAACCTCGATGTGAAGGCGCCGGATGCCGCCGACAGCGTCGGCCGCCTCGTGGCCGCGCACGCCGACCGCGTGCTCCTCACGAGCTTCTCGGACGCTCGCCGGCACGCGGCGCTCGCGGCCGCGGCGCGCGTGGGCGGCGCCCGGCCGGCGACCTCCGCCGGATCCGCCACGATCACGCGCCTCCTGGCCGCGGTGACGCTGCGGTCGCGGTCGCTGGCGTCCCGCGTGCTGGCGGGTGTGGACGCGCTGCAGATCCCCGAGCGTCAGGGCCGCATCCGCGTCCTCAGCCCGCGTCTGATCGACCTCGCGCACTCCTGCGGGGTCGAGGTCCACGTGTGGACCGTGAACGCCGCGGAGGACATGCGGCGCCTGCTCGACAGCGGGGTCGACGGCATCGTCACCGACCGCGCCGACGTGGCGCTCGGCGTCGTCGGCCGGCCGGATTCCGGCGGCCGCTAG
- a CDS encoding SPFH domain-containing protein, with protein MVDIGGFIGQIFIIILLVVIAIFVVVVIFRSIRIIPQAYAGVVERLGRYQRTLKPGLNLLVPFIDRLRPLVDMREQVVSFPPQPVITEDNLVVSIDTVVYFQVTDARAATYEIANYLSAVEQLTTTTLRNVVGGLNLEEALTSRDNINGQLRLVLDEATGKWGLRVSRVELKAIDPPLSIQDSMEKQMRAERDRRAAILTAEGSKQSQILEAEGRRQAEILRAEGDKQAAVLRAAGESEAIQMVFNAIHAGDPDDKLLAYQYLQTLPKIAESASSKMWIIPSEFTEALKGIGDAFAGQAKPTAPRPERGTAPVTSAGAEEAVAAAMQAASAADDIATEARNATPGAAAPPDARS; from the coding sequence ATGGTTGACATCGGAGGCTTCATCGGCCAGATCTTCATCATCATCCTGCTGGTCGTCATCGCGATCTTCGTCGTGGTGGTGATCTTCCGCTCGATCCGCATCATCCCGCAGGCCTACGCCGGCGTCGTCGAGCGGCTGGGGCGCTATCAGCGCACCCTCAAGCCCGGGCTGAACCTGCTGGTGCCCTTCATCGACCGCCTGCGGCCGCTGGTCGACATGCGCGAGCAGGTCGTGTCGTTCCCGCCGCAGCCGGTGATCACCGAGGACAACCTCGTCGTCTCGATCGACACCGTCGTCTACTTCCAGGTCACCGACGCGCGGGCCGCGACGTACGAGATCGCCAACTACCTCAGCGCCGTCGAGCAGCTGACCACGACGACGCTGCGCAACGTGGTCGGCGGCCTGAACCTCGAAGAGGCCCTCACGAGCCGCGACAACATCAACGGCCAGCTGCGCCTCGTCCTCGACGAGGCCACGGGCAAGTGGGGCCTGCGCGTCTCTCGCGTCGAGCTCAAGGCGATCGACCCGCCGCTGTCGATCCAGGACTCCATGGAGAAGCAGATGCGCGCCGAACGCGACCGGCGCGCCGCGATCCTCACCGCCGAGGGCTCGAAGCAGTCGCAGATCCTCGAGGCCGAGGGCCGTCGCCAGGCCGAGATCCTGCGCGCCGAGGGCGACAAGCAGGCCGCGGTGCTGCGGGCGGCGGGTGAGTCCGAGGCGATCCAGATGGTCTTCAACGCCATCCACGCCGGCGACCCCGACGACAAGCTGCTCGCGTACCAGTACCTGCAGACGCTGCCGAAGATCGCCGAGAGCGCGTCGAGCAAGATGTGGATCATCCCCAGCGAGTTCACCGAGGCGCTCAAGGGCATCGGCGACGCATTCGCCGGGCAGGCGAAGCCGACGGCCCCGCGTCCCGAGCGCGGCACCGCCCCGGTCACCTCCGCGGGTGCCGAAGAGGCCGTGGCGGCGGCGATGCAGGCGGCCTCCGCCGCCGACGACATCGCGACCGAGGCCCGCAACGCGACCCCCGGGGCCGCGGCGCCGCCCGATGCCCGCAGCTGA
- a CDS encoding NfeD family protein produces MLPDLTQWMWILWLALAFLFVIIELVTLEFTFLMLAAGSLIGGLGVNLLGGPWWLQIGVAAVLSALLLFTIRPLLLHALRRNSTHEVTNVDAIYGMGAKVLAPFSDGAGSVKLDNGETWTARLAQGTPDAALGVGDRAVVTAVHGATVEVSPAGARPAAYERTDDDG; encoded by the coding sequence ATGCTTCCGGATCTGACGCAGTGGATGTGGATCCTCTGGCTCGCCCTGGCGTTCCTCTTCGTCATCATCGAGCTCGTCACCCTCGAGTTCACCTTCCTGATGCTCGCGGCGGGCAGCCTCATCGGCGGGCTGGGCGTGAATCTCCTGGGGGGCCCGTGGTGGCTCCAGATCGGCGTCGCCGCCGTGCTGTCGGCGCTGCTGCTGTTCACGATCCGGCCCCTGCTGCTGCACGCGCTGCGGCGCAACTCGACGCACGAGGTCACCAACGTCGACGCGATCTACGGCATGGGCGCGAAGGTGCTCGCACCGTTCTCGGACGGAGCCGGCTCGGTCAAGCTCGACAACGGCGAGACGTGGACCGCACGTCTGGCCCAGGGGACTCCCGATGCCGCGCTCGGCGTCGGCGACCGCGCCGTGGTGACGGCCGTTCACGGCGCGACCGTGGAGGTCTCGCCGGCGGGCGCCCGCCCCGCCGCCTACGAAAGGACGGACGACGATGGTTGA
- a CDS encoding SDR family oxidoreductase, whose protein sequence is MTQPLAPATLAGRTALVTGSSRGIGADTVRYLAQAGADVVINYRNKAPRAEKLATELRGLGVEALVVGADLTDPASVQAMFDAVGEAFGTLDILVLNASGGMEAGMAEDYALKLNRDAQVNVLETALPLMAEGSRVVFVTSHQAHFIRSTPTMPEYEPVALSKRAGEDALRERIPALADKGVEFVVVSGDMIEGTITATLLERANPGAIASRRESAGKLYNVSEFAAEVAMAAVDPVPADNTRLVGDTGSFAGE, encoded by the coding sequence ATGACCCAGCCTCTCGCCCCGGCCACGCTCGCCGGACGCACCGCCCTCGTGACCGGCTCGTCGCGCGGGATCGGCGCCGACACGGTCCGCTACCTCGCTCAGGCGGGGGCCGACGTCGTCATCAACTACCGCAACAAGGCTCCGCGCGCCGAGAAGCTCGCCACCGAGCTGCGCGGACTGGGCGTCGAGGCTCTCGTCGTAGGCGCCGACCTCACCGACCCCGCGTCGGTGCAGGCGATGTTCGACGCCGTCGGAGAGGCGTTCGGCACGCTGGACATCCTGGTCCTCAATGCCTCGGGCGGCATGGAGGCCGGCATGGCCGAGGACTACGCCCTGAAGCTGAACCGCGACGCGCAGGTGAACGTGCTCGAGACCGCGCTGCCGCTCATGGCCGAAGGCTCGCGCGTCGTGTTCGTCACGAGCCACCAGGCGCACTTCATCCGCAGCACGCCGACGATGCCCGAGTACGAGCCCGTCGCGCTGTCCAAGCGCGCCGGCGAGGACGCCCTCCGCGAGCGGATCCCCGCCCTCGCCGACAAGGGCGTCGAGTTCGTCGTCGTCTCGGGCGACATGATCGAGGGCACCATCACCGCGACGCTGCTCGAGCGTGCGAACCCGGGCGCCATCGCGTCGCGCCGCGAGTCGGCCGGCAAGCTCTACAACGTCTCGGAGTTCGCCGCCGAGGTCGCGATGGCCGCGGTGGACCCGGTCCCCGCCGACAACACGCGCCTCGTCGGCGACACCGGCTCGTTCGCCGGGGAGTGA
- a CDS encoding alpha/beta hydrolase family protein, with protein MRAHDIETLVGVGRPVIAPDGSFAVFATSRPDIVADSAVGQLWRIDLPDGAARRLTRGKKDSAPRLSPDGTRIAFLRADAKGRAQIFVVDAGGGEPVQATDAPLGAGAPEWSPDGSLLAFTARVPETGRYGSVEGLEAVAEAPRRITGIRWHANGLGYTADRPAHVFVVDAPDPGAEPAYEPAPVVVPEGEDAPTLRVVPAEARRLTDGDASHSGAVFSADGSEVLTVPDETEGRQRDLRSRVLALRTDGSGSRVVLDRDANLSVDAMAVAPDGTVALIAGDVGERGVDFVAVAVSLYVLDAGAPRLVVDGASIDLGESDVVAVDEDFLVRERTRGRLRLLRVSREGVVTALLGGDVEVSGQDAAGARVVASASSPTSFGELVLIDAGEASVLTDFGAAARVTGVVVPEEITVTGRDGYPVHGWVAKPAGGGPFPVILQIHGGPYAAYGVHLFDETQVLVDAGYAVVYCNPRGSAGYGLEHGRCIRQAMGTVDFADVIDFLEGAVSGDDALVGDRVGIMGGSYGGYLTAWTIAHDHRFAGAIVERGFLDPVSFQGTADIGSFFGDEYVGVDPAIIASQSPMAVVGDVRTPTLVMHSELDFRCPLEQATRYYSALKRGGVETEMLVFPGEDHELTRAGRPRHRVQRFEAVLDWWSRHLPVTSQQ; from the coding sequence GTGCGGGCGCACGACATCGAGACCCTCGTCGGCGTCGGCCGCCCCGTCATCGCCCCCGACGGATCGTTCGCGGTCTTCGCGACCTCGCGGCCCGACATCGTCGCGGACAGCGCCGTCGGTCAGCTGTGGCGCATCGACCTGCCGGACGGCGCGGCGCGCCGCCTCACGCGCGGCAAGAAGGACTCCGCGCCGCGGTTGTCGCCCGACGGCACGCGCATCGCCTTCCTGCGGGCCGACGCCAAGGGCCGCGCCCAGATCTTCGTCGTGGACGCCGGGGGAGGGGAGCCGGTCCAGGCCACCGATGCCCCGCTCGGCGCCGGTGCGCCCGAGTGGTCGCCGGACGGCTCGCTCCTGGCCTTCACCGCCCGCGTCCCCGAGACGGGGCGGTACGGCAGCGTCGAGGGCCTCGAGGCGGTCGCCGAGGCGCCCCGGCGCATCACCGGCATCCGCTGGCACGCGAACGGACTCGGCTACACCGCCGATCGTCCCGCGCACGTCTTCGTCGTCGACGCGCCCGATCCCGGCGCCGAGCCCGCCTACGAGCCCGCGCCGGTCGTCGTCCCCGAGGGGGAGGATGCCCCCACGCTGCGCGTGGTGCCCGCGGAGGCGCGCCGGCTCACCGACGGCGACGCGTCGCACTCCGGCGCGGTTTTCTCGGCCGACGGCTCCGAGGTCCTGACGGTCCCCGACGAGACGGAGGGCCGCCAGCGCGACCTGCGCTCCCGCGTGCTCGCCCTCAGGACCGACGGCTCCGGCAGCCGCGTCGTGCTCGATCGCGACGCGAACCTGTCCGTCGACGCCATGGCGGTCGCCCCCGACGGCACCGTGGCGCTCATCGCCGGGGACGTGGGGGAGCGGGGTGTCGACTTCGTCGCCGTCGCCGTGTCGCTGTACGTGCTCGACGCGGGCGCACCGCGACTCGTCGTCGACGGCGCATCGATCGACCTCGGCGAGAGCGACGTCGTGGCCGTGGACGAGGATTTCCTGGTCCGCGAGCGGACCCGCGGGCGCCTGCGCCTGCTCCGCGTGTCGCGCGAGGGGGTCGTCACCGCGCTGCTCGGAGGCGACGTCGAGGTCTCGGGCCAGGACGCCGCCGGCGCGCGGGTCGTGGCATCCGCGTCGTCGCCGACCTCGTTCGGCGAGCTCGTGCTGATCGACGCCGGCGAGGCGTCCGTCCTCACCGACTTCGGCGCAGCCGCCCGCGTCACGGGCGTCGTCGTGCCCGAAGAGATCACCGTGACCGGCCGCGACGGCTACCCCGTGCACGGCTGGGTCGCCAAGCCCGCAGGAGGCGGCCCGTTCCCGGTCATCCTGCAGATCCACGGCGGTCCGTACGCCGCGTACGGCGTCCACCTGTTCGACGAGACGCAGGTGCTCGTGGACGCCGGCTACGCGGTCGTGTACTGCAACCCGCGCGGCTCGGCCGGCTACGGGCTCGAGCACGGACGCTGCATCCGCCAGGCGATGGGCACCGTCGACTTCGCCGACGTCATCGACTTCCTCGAGGGCGCGGTGTCGGGCGACGATGCGCTGGTCGGCGATCGGGTCGGGATCATGGGCGGCTCCTACGGCGGCTACCTGACCGCGTGGACGATCGCGCACGACCACCGGTTCGCGGGCGCCATCGTCGAACGCGGTTTCCTGGATCCGGTGAGCTTCCAGGGCACCGCCGACATCGGCTCCTTCTTCGGTGACGAATACGTCGGCGTCGATCCGGCGATCATCGCGTCCCAGAGCCCGATGGCGGTGGTCGGCGACGTGCGGACGCCGACGCTCGTGATGCATTCCGAACTCGACTTCCGCTGTCCCCTCGAGCAGGCGACGCGCTACTACTCGGCGCTCAAGCGCGGGGGAGTGGAGACCGAGATGCTGGTGTTCCCCGGCGAAGACCATGAGCTCACGCGCGCCGGGCGTCCGCGTCACCGCGTTCAGCGCTTCGAGGCCGTGCTCGACTGGTGGAGCAGGCATCTGCCGGTCACGTCGCAGCAGTGA
- a CDS encoding IS30 family transposase, giving the protein MRRRDAAARVGVHERTAEDWDKGIRSINHTRLYPDGRRIDYKTGVTSFNTSGSMPSLAAVEAELHPRFLTIVERETIADLHRQHLSLRAIGRQLGRPASTIKRELDAYSVGGVYRPHAAHRTWVKRRGRPKRSKLAAPGPLREYVSGKLGVHWSPEQICHALVKEFPDDESMRVSTETIYQAIYVQARGGLRREIADALRTGRTRRKPHRHPEQRTPRFTDPMVMISDRPAEVEDRAVPGHWEGDLIVGTGSQSAIVTLVERTTRYVLLGHLPAGHTAEQVRDVLVPLIGTLPPHLRGSLTWDQGSEMAAHKQFTVATDVPVYFCDPHSPWQRGSNENTNGLLRQYFPKGTDLTVYGPEDLEHVAQELNGRPRKTLGWDTPAERLRDLLTTT; this is encoded by the coding sequence GTGCGACGGCGCGATGCCGCCGCCCGGGTCGGGGTGCATGAGCGGACCGCGGAGGACTGGGACAAAGGGATCCGGAGCATCAACCACACGCGCCTCTACCCTGATGGGCGGCGCATCGACTACAAGACGGGTGTGACCAGTTTCAACACATCCGGTTCGATGCCCTCGCTGGCTGCGGTGGAGGCGGAGTTGCACCCGCGGTTCCTGACGATCGTGGAGCGGGAGACGATCGCGGATCTACACCGGCAGCACCTGTCGTTGCGAGCGATCGGCAGGCAGCTGGGCCGGCCGGCGTCGACGATCAAACGGGAGCTCGACGCCTACTCGGTGGGCGGCGTCTACCGACCGCACGCCGCGCACCGGACCTGGGTCAAGCGTCGCGGTCGCCCCAAGCGCTCCAAGCTCGCCGCACCCGGTCCGCTGCGCGAGTACGTCTCCGGCAAGCTCGGAGTGCACTGGTCGCCGGAGCAAATCTGCCACGCTCTGGTCAAGGAGTTCCCCGACGACGAGAGCATGCGCGTGAGCACCGAGACGATCTACCAGGCGATCTACGTCCAAGCCCGAGGCGGTCTGCGCCGCGAGATCGCCGACGCGCTGCGCACCGGCCGCACCCGCCGCAAACCACACCGTCACCCGGAGCAGCGCACGCCGCGGTTCACGGACCCGATGGTGATGATCTCCGACCGTCCCGCCGAGGTCGAAGACCGCGCCGTTCCCGGACACTGGGAAGGAGACCTGATCGTCGGCACCGGATCGCAATCCGCGATCGTGACCCTCGTCGAACGCACCACGAGATACGTCCTGCTCGGCCACCTGCCCGCCGGTCACACCGCCGAACAAGTCCGAGACGTGCTCGTCCCGCTGATCGGCACCCTGCCCCCTCATCTGCGGGGGTCGCTGACCTGGGATCAGGGCAGCGAGATGGCCGCGCACAAGCAGTTCACCGTCGCGACCGATGTCCCGGTCTACTTCTGCGACCCGCACTCGCCCTGGCAGCGCGGATCGAACGAGAACACCAACGGCCTGCTGCGGCAGTACTTCCCCAAGGGCACCGACCTGACCGTCTACGGACCCGAAGACCTCGAACACGTCGCCCAGGAACTCAACGGCCGGCCACGCAAAACGCTCGGCTGGGATACCCCAGCCGAGCGTCTGCGTGATCTACTGACAACCACATAG
- a CDS encoding HdeD family acid-resistance protein, producing the protein MSTEASAEKSAVNAVRTALGIGGVLAAIIGILILVWPGKTAMVVTAIIAIYAIAAGLVYAGLGIFSKTKGGWSRVGHIALGVLFIIAGVVAFLNLSQTTAWLAIFLGILVGIMWIIEGVVALSTLGDASSKGWTIFFAILSIVAGIVLLFSPIWGAVVLWWLLGISLIILGIIQIVRAFTFGKNA; encoded by the coding sequence ATGTCCACCGAAGCTTCGGCTGAGAAGTCCGCAGTCAACGCAGTCCGGACCGCTCTCGGCATCGGCGGTGTGCTCGCCGCCATCATCGGCATCCTGATTCTCGTGTGGCCCGGCAAGACCGCCATGGTCGTCACGGCGATCATCGCGATCTATGCCATCGCGGCCGGCCTGGTCTACGCCGGGCTCGGCATCTTCTCGAAGACGAAGGGGGGATGGTCGCGCGTCGGCCACATCGCCCTCGGCGTGCTGTTCATCATCGCCGGCGTCGTCGCGTTCCTGAACCTCAGCCAGACCACCGCGTGGCTCGCGATCTTCCTCGGCATCCTCGTCGGCATCATGTGGATCATCGAGGGCGTGGTCGCACTGTCGACCCTCGGCGACGCGTCGTCGAAGGGCTGGACGATCTTCTTCGCGATCCTCAGCATCGTCGCCGGCATCGTGCTGCTGTTCTCGCCGATCTGGGGCGCGGTCGTGCTGTGGTGGCTGCTGGGCATCTCGCTGATCATCCTCGGCATCATCCAGATCGTCCGCGCGTTCACGTTCGGCAAGAACGCCTGA